Proteins encoded by one window of Rubinisphaera margarita:
- a CDS encoding HIT domain-containing protein, which produces MHIHPQLLQDCHALGHFQACHLLLHRNAIVPWFILVPATDAIDLLDLSVDLRTTVLQECECISRYLKDQLEYPKVNFAALGNVVPQLHIHVIGRKPADACWPAPVWGNLKEAAEYKQSELDTMRRVLQQEFALQVNSTAADD; this is translated from the coding sequence ATGCATATTCATCCTCAACTTCTGCAGGACTGCCACGCTCTGGGCCACTTTCAGGCGTGCCACCTGCTCCTGCATCGCAACGCGATCGTCCCCTGGTTCATTCTGGTCCCGGCAACGGACGCGATCGACCTTCTGGATCTTTCCGTCGATTTGCGGACGACTGTCCTTCAGGAATGCGAGTGCATTTCCCGCTATCTAAAGGATCAACTTGAGTACCCCAAGGTCAATTTCGCGGCCTTGGGGAACGTCGTTCCTCAGCTTCATATTCACGTGATCGGTCGCAAACCCGCGGACGCCTGCTGGCCGGCTCCGGTCTGGGGAAACCTGAAAGAAGCTGCGGAATACAAGCAGTCCGAACTTGATACGATGAGGCGTGTTCTCCAGCAGGAATTTGCCCTGCAGGTCAACTCGACCGCCGCTGACGATTAA
- a CDS encoding phosphate acyltransferase, protein MSDLPSFDTLYEQAEQNSAPVAVAAAGGADETVLEAMSQATERGWIHPILCGSEVEIRRLADAREISLDSFTLVDSEEPAVDAVRCVQSGQAALLMKGQVATPDLMRAVLNRETGLRTERIICQMVLMEIPRDDKRFLMTDTGITIRPSLGQKQDLLRHIVETATRLGSESPRIALMAATEKPNEAMPDTLDAEPLMTYARQTWDDRCAVSGPLSFDLAYATRAGARKNIDDPVAGHADGMLFPDLLSANLTVKAIMYTADCRFGGILCGTSAPVVFMSRADDTVTRLNSLAYALQIVRNH, encoded by the coding sequence ATGTCAGACCTTCCGTCCTTCGACACGCTCTATGAACAGGCCGAACAAAACTCAGCCCCCGTCGCGGTCGCCGCTGCCGGAGGGGCCGATGAGACCGTACTCGAAGCCATGAGCCAGGCAACCGAGCGAGGCTGGATTCACCCCATCCTCTGCGGCTCCGAAGTAGAGATCCGCCGTCTCGCCGACGCCAGAGAAATCTCGCTCGATTCGTTCACCCTGGTGGACTCTGAGGAGCCGGCCGTGGATGCGGTGCGCTGCGTCCAATCCGGGCAGGCTGCTCTGTTGATGAAAGGGCAGGTCGCCACACCAGATCTCATGCGGGCCGTTCTGAATCGTGAGACCGGCCTGCGAACCGAGAGAATCATCTGCCAGATGGTCCTGATGGAAATCCCCCGCGACGATAAGCGATTTCTGATGACCGATACAGGGATTACGATTCGCCCGTCGCTCGGGCAGAAACAGGATCTGCTCCGGCACATCGTGGAGACGGCTACCAGACTCGGGAGCGAGTCACCTCGCATCGCTCTCATGGCGGCAACCGAGAAACCCAACGAAGCGATGCCCGACACGCTCGATGCTGAACCGCTCATGACCTACGCCCGGCAGACCTGGGACGACCGCTGTGCCGTCTCCGGACCGCTTTCTTTCGATCTGGCGTATGCCACTCGGGCAGGAGCGAGAAAGAACATCGACGACCCGGTCGCAGGTCATGCCGATGGAATGCTGTTTCCCGATCTCCTCTCGGCTAACCTGACGGTGAAGGCGATCATGTACACAGCCGACTGTCGCTTCGGAGGGATTCTTTGCGGCACCAGTGCCCCCGTGGTCTTCATGTCCCGCGCGGACGACACCGTGACGCGGCTGAACTCACTGGCCTATGCGTTGCAGATTGTCCGTAACCACTGA
- a CDS encoding enoyl-CoA hydratase, with translation MTEPLLLRQDVDQTAKLTLNRPERRNALSLSLLQELLTALTELENDSKIRTIVIGANGPAFCAGHDLGEMVDRPEDEYRDLFETCSRVMQKIRQVPQPVIAKVRGMATAAGCQLVAACDLAVATQDARFATPGVKIGLFCTTPMVPLVRAIPAKAAMEMLLTGVPISAERAVELGLINRVVAENELDETVQQYCNAIAATSAMTVRVGKEAFYRQLSMPESDAYKDAVDVMTTNVVEADAQEGISAFLGKRAPQWTQK, from the coding sequence ATGACTGAACCGCTGCTGCTCAGGCAGGACGTTGACCAGACTGCCAAGCTTACTTTAAACCGGCCTGAACGCAGGAACGCACTTTCGCTGTCTCTGCTGCAGGAGCTGCTGACCGCGCTGACGGAACTCGAAAACGACTCGAAGATCCGCACGATCGTTATCGGAGCGAATGGTCCGGCATTCTGCGCCGGCCATGATCTGGGCGAGATGGTGGACCGGCCTGAAGACGAGTATCGGGACCTGTTTGAAACCTGCTCGCGGGTCATGCAGAAAATCCGTCAGGTCCCCCAACCTGTCATCGCCAAAGTTCGCGGCATGGCGACTGCGGCGGGATGCCAGCTCGTTGCCGCGTGCGACCTTGCAGTGGCGACGCAAGATGCCCGCTTCGCGACGCCCGGGGTGAAGATCGGCCTGTTCTGCACCACGCCCATGGTGCCGCTTGTCAGAGCAATTCCCGCTAAGGCGGCTATGGAAATGCTGCTGACTGGCGTTCCGATTTCAGCGGAGCGGGCCGTGGAACTCGGTCTGATCAATCGCGTCGTCGCCGAGAATGAACTCGATGAAACCGTTCAACAGTATTGCAACGCCATTGCCGCGACCAGTGCCATGACAGTTCGCGTCGGCAAGGAAGCGTTCTATCGTCAGCTGTCGATGCCGGAATCCGATGCATACAAGGACGCCGTCGACGTGATGACGACCAACGTGGTCGAAGCCGATGCCCAGGAGGGAATCTCGGCCTTCCTCGGAAAACGGGCGCCCCAGTGGACTCAGAAGTAG
- a CDS encoding FAD-binding oxidoreductase: protein MNLDAFSAALAETLRPDQILNDPVERLVYESDGYLVEKRIPDLVVFPQSTAELSTIMRLAHEQRIPVVPRGAGTSLAGGCLPIDGGVTVCLSRMHQIHEVNLLDRYAVVDAGVVNGRLNQDLVGTGLHFAPDPSSAGASTIGGNIATNAGGPHTLKYGVTSNHVLGIEVVLPDGRIVEFGGPQGFDTGWDLSGLFTGSEGTFGFCTRATVRLERNPQSWQTRLAIFDQLEDAVTVVSEIIGAGVIPAALELMDQGMLRAIEDRYKHGLPTDAGAVLIIEVDGPDSATIEEIARIDAICAAGACREIRRAETSEERLALWKCRKQAFGAIGLLSTSFCTQDGVVPRTRLPELLNYVLDVAAKYNLTIFNVFHAGDGNIHPIILFDERYPEQVQRVLDASEEILQRCLDFGGTVTGEHGIGIEKIDFMDRMFSSTDLEVFREIRSVFNAGSITGRGKLIPVLAAERSS from the coding sequence ATGAACCTTGATGCCTTTTCAGCCGCGCTGGCCGAGACCTTGCGACCCGACCAGATCCTCAACGATCCGGTCGAGAGGCTCGTCTACGAGTCAGACGGATATCTGGTCGAGAAGCGAATCCCCGATCTGGTGGTCTTTCCGCAGTCAACGGCCGAACTCTCCACCATCATGCGGCTGGCTCACGAACAGCGTATTCCCGTGGTACCGCGAGGGGCGGGGACAAGTCTGGCGGGCGGATGTCTGCCCATCGATGGGGGCGTGACCGTCTGTCTGTCGCGAATGCACCAGATCCACGAAGTCAATCTGCTGGACCGCTATGCCGTTGTCGATGCAGGAGTCGTGAATGGGCGTCTCAACCAAGATCTGGTCGGAACCGGATTGCATTTTGCCCCCGATCCCTCGAGCGCGGGTGCATCGACGATCGGCGGGAATATCGCGACCAATGCCGGCGGACCACATACGCTTAAGTACGGCGTGACGTCCAATCATGTGCTTGGAATTGAAGTTGTCCTGCCTGACGGCCGAATCGTTGAATTCGGCGGACCGCAAGGCTTCGACACCGGCTGGGATCTTTCGGGCCTGTTCACAGGAAGCGAGGGGACGTTTGGCTTCTGCACCCGAGCGACCGTTCGACTGGAACGCAATCCGCAGTCCTGGCAGACCCGACTGGCGATCTTCGACCAGCTGGAAGATGCGGTCACTGTCGTAAGCGAGATTATCGGAGCGGGTGTCATTCCGGCCGCCCTTGAACTGATGGATCAGGGCATGCTGCGGGCGATCGAGGATCGGTACAAACACGGGTTGCCGACGGATGCCGGAGCAGTTCTGATCATTGAAGTGGATGGACCCGATTCCGCGACGATCGAAGAGATTGCCCGAATTGATGCGATCTGTGCCGCGGGAGCGTGCCGGGAGATCCGCAGGGCGGAAACATCGGAAGAACGTCTTGCGCTCTGGAAATGTCGCAAGCAGGCGTTCGGAGCGATCGGACTGTTAAGTACGAGCTTCTGCACGCAGGACGGCGTAGTTCCAAGAACGCGGCTGCCGGAACTGCTTAACTACGTGCTCGACGTGGCAGCGAAGTACAACTTAACGATCTTCAACGTCTTCCACGCCGGGGACGGAAACATCCACCCGATCATCCTGTTCGATGAACGTTATCCTGAGCAGGTACAACGAGTTCTGGATGCGAGTGAAGAGATCCTGCAGAGATGTCTCGACTTCGGCGGGACAGTGACGGGAGAACACGGAATCGGAATTGAGAAAATCGACTTCATGGATCGGATGTTTTCGAGCACCGATCTGGAAGTCTTCCGAGAAATCCGCAGCGTATTCAACGCTGGATCGATCACCGGTCGAGGAAAGCTGATTCCCGTCCTGGCTGCCGAGCGATCATCCTGA
- a CDS encoding HPr family phosphocarrier protein translates to MKLVEPKQITMGESPLCRAEVTVNLEHGLHLVPCSKIAELARRYDCEIRILKHEQVVDAKAVFDLMTLRADQGTSLVVEAEGYSADEAIEQLVELFENDFYVDRSR, encoded by the coding sequence ATGAAATTGGTGGAGCCAAAGCAAATTACCATGGGAGAAAGTCCCCTCTGCAGGGCAGAAGTTACTGTCAATCTTGAACATGGACTGCATCTGGTCCCGTGTTCCAAGATTGCCGAACTCGCACGCAGATACGACTGTGAGATCCGAATTCTCAAGCATGAGCAAGTAGTTGACGCCAAGGCTGTATTCGACCTGATGACACTTCGTGCCGATCAGGGAACCTCGCTTGTCGTCGAGGCGGAAGGTTACTCCGCAGACGAAGCGATCGAACAGCTCGTCGAGCTCTTTGAGAATGACTTCTACGTCGACCGCTCTCGCTAA
- a CDS encoding PTS sugar transporter subunit IIA: MKFSEIVVKDSVITDLQVNSKEDAIRKLVGGLRATGQISSDNEESIVGAILKREELGSTGIGKGIAVPHTKHPSVDELVATIAIAPEGVDFASLDGEDVYILFMLISPPDRPGDHLRALETISRHLRNENFCSFLRQSKTQEQVLELLREADENEL; the protein is encoded by the coding sequence ATGAAGTTCTCAGAGATTGTTGTCAAAGATTCGGTCATCACGGATCTGCAGGTCAATTCCAAAGAGGATGCGATCCGTAAACTGGTGGGCGGGCTCCGCGCAACCGGTCAGATCTCCAGCGACAACGAAGAGAGCATCGTCGGCGCGATCCTGAAGCGTGAAGAGCTGGGATCGACCGGTATCGGCAAAGGAATTGCTGTTCCTCATACGAAACACCCGTCCGTTGATGAACTTGTGGCCACGATCGCCATCGCGCCAGAAGGTGTCGATTTTGCCAGCCTCGATGGCGAAGATGTCTACATTCTGTTCATGCTGATTTCGCCACCAGACCGTCCGGGCGACCATTTGCGGGCCCTGGAAACAATTTCTCGCCATCTGCGAAACGAGAATTTCTGCAGCTTTCTTCGTCAATCCAAGACTCAGGAGCAAGTTCTCGAGCTGCTTCGAGAAGCCGACGAGAACGAACTTTAA
- the hpf gene encoding ribosome hibernation-promoting factor, HPF/YfiA family, which produces MQIEIACRHGSIGEPVRDYIHEKAEKLLTFFERVTQIQVTFDFNGNRVKVEILVDAEHKHDFVAHYEGEDAQISFDQALHKIEHQIKRYKEQVQDHRRDKSLGELAEAISLEAENKEGEPEQPE; this is translated from the coding sequence GTGCAAATTGAAATCGCGTGTCGACACGGCAGTATCGGAGAACCGGTTCGGGACTACATTCACGAGAAAGCTGAAAAGCTCCTGACCTTCTTTGAGCGTGTCACGCAGATTCAGGTAACGTTCGACTTCAATGGGAACCGTGTCAAAGTCGAAATCCTCGTCGACGCCGAACACAAGCACGACTTTGTCGCTCACTACGAAGGCGAAGATGCGCAGATCTCGTTCGATCAGGCGCTGCACAAGATCGAACACCAGATCAAGCGATACAAAGAGCAGGTTCAGGACCATCGCCGCGACAAGTCGCTCGGCGAGCTGGCAGAAGCCATTTCGCTCGAAGCTGAAAACAAAGAGGGCGAGCCAGAACAGCCCGAATAG
- a CDS encoding DUF480 domain-containing protein: MQIQDDEREIEFLGSLNKKERRVLGVLIEKSLTTPEYYPLTLKALASGCNQKSNREPVTNYDEFELEEVLDGLRQRGLIAAVQTAGGRTERFRHLLREATTWNAGQLAIMAELLLRGRQQLGELRSRASRMTAIESLDELREELGLLMQDGYVASSGDLGRRGVEVNHALYTDGEKQRGEMQFSDLPEESASASSKPARPQSSPAQPQTSGGQELREELAELKEIISRLEDRITAIETQLGI; this comes from the coding sequence ATGCAGATTCAGGACGACGAACGAGAGATCGAGTTCCTTGGCTCTCTGAATAAAAAGGAACGCCGCGTACTCGGTGTTCTTATTGAAAAATCATTAACGACACCAGAGTATTACCCACTCACGTTGAAGGCGCTTGCCAGTGGATGCAACCAGAAGAGCAATCGCGAGCCTGTCACGAACTACGATGAATTCGAGCTCGAAGAAGTCCTGGATGGACTGCGGCAGCGCGGCCTGATCGCCGCCGTCCAGACCGCTGGCGGACGCACCGAGCGGTTCCGGCATCTGCTCCGCGAAGCGACCACATGGAATGCTGGCCAGCTGGCCATCATGGCGGAACTTCTGCTTCGCGGGCGTCAGCAACTTGGTGAACTCCGCAGTCGAGCCAGCCGGATGACCGCCATCGAATCGCTCGACGAACTCCGTGAAGAGCTGGGCCTGCTGATGCAGGACGGATACGTCGCTTCCTCCGGCGATCTGGGTCGAAGAGGCGTCGAGGTCAACCATGCCCTGTACACAGATGGAGAAAAACAGCGGGGCGAGATGCAGTTCAGCGATCTCCCTGAAGAGTCCGCATCGGCCTCTTCGAAACCTGCCCGTCCCCAGAGCAGTCCCGCGCAGCCGCAGACGTCCGGCGGGCAGGAACTCCGAGAAGAACTCGCCGAACTCAAGGAGATCATCTCTCGTCTTGAGGATCGGATCACGGCCATCGAGACGCAACTGGGCATCTGA